In the Microcebus murinus isolate Inina chromosome 14, M.murinus_Inina_mat1.0, whole genome shotgun sequence genome, one interval contains:
- the CSTF2T gene encoding cleavage stimulation factor subunit 2 tau variant, whose protein sequence is MSSLAVRDPAMDRSLRSVFVGNIPYEATEEQLKDIFSEVGSVVSFRLVYDRETGKPKGYGFCEYQDQETALSAMRNLNGREFSGRALRVDNAASEKNKEELKSLGPAAPIIDSPYGDPIDPEDAPESITRAVASLPPEQMFELMKQMKLCVQNSHQEARNMLLQNPQLAYALLQAQVVMRIMDPEIALKILHRKIHVTPLIPGKAQSVSVSGPGPGPGPGPGPGPGLCPGPNVLLNQQNPPAPQPQHLARRPVKDIPPLMQTPIQGGMPAPGPMPAAVPGPGPGPGSLTPGGAMQPQVGIPGVGPVPLERGQVQMSDPRAPIPRGPMTAGGLPPRGLLGDAPNDPRGGTLLSVTGEVEPRGYLGPPHQGPPMHHASGHDSRGPSSHEMRGGPLADPRMLIGEPRGPMIDQRGLPMDGRGNRDSRGMETRAMETEVLEARVMERRGMETCAMETRAMEARGMDARGLEMRGPGPSSRGPMTGGIQGPGPINIGAGGPQGPRQVPSISGVGNPGAGMQGAGIQGGGMQGAGIQGGGMQGAGIQGGGMQGAGIQGGGGMQGAGIQGVGMQGASKQGGGQPSSFSPGQSQVTPQDQEKAALIMQVLQLTADQIAMLPPEQRQSILILKEQIQKSTGAS, encoded by the coding sequence ATGTCGAGTTTGGCGGTGAGAGACCCGGCAATGGATCGATCACTGCGTTCCGTGTTCGTGGGGAACATTCCGTATGAGGCAACTGAGGAGCAGTTAAAGGACATTTTTTCGGAGGTTGGTTCTGTTGTCAGTTTCCGGCTGGTATACGATAGAGAGACGGGAAAACCCAAGGGTTATGGCTTCTGCGAGTATCAAGACCAGGAGACCGCGCTTAGTGCCATGCGGAACCTCAATGGGCGGGAGTTCAGCGGGAGAGCCCTTCGGGTGGACAATGCTGCCAGTGAAAAGAATAAGGAGGAGTTAAAGAGTCTAGGGCCTGCAGCGCCCATCATTGACTCACCCTATGGGGACCCCATCGATCCAGAAGATGCTCCTGAATCGATTACCAGGGCAGTCGCCAGTCTTCCCCCGGAGCAAATGTTTGAACTGATGAAGCAGATGAAGCTCTGTGTTCAAAACAGTCACCAGGAAGCTCGAAACATGTTACTTCAAAACCCTCAGCTGGCTTATGCGCTGTTGCAGGCACAAGTAGTGATGAGAATCATGGATCCAGAGATTGCTCTGAAAATTCTGCATCGCAAGATACATGTCACACCACTGATCCCAGGCAAAGCtcagtctgtctctgtctctggccctggccctggccctggccctggccctggccctggccctgggctctgCCCAGGACCTAATGTTTTGCTGAACCAGCAAAATCCTCCAGCCCCTCAGCCTCAGCATTTGGCTAGAAGACCTGTGAAGGACATTCCTCCTCTGATGCAGACTCCCATCCAGGGTGGAATGCCAGCTCCGGGGCCAATGCCAGCTGCAGTTCCTGGACCTGGACCTGGGCCTGGTTCTTTAACTCCTGGAGGAGCAATGCAGCCTCAAGTTGGAATTCCAGGGGTTGGCCCCGTGCCTTTAGAGCGGGGACAAGTGCAGATGTCAGATCCTAGAGCTCCTATACCTCGTGGACCCATGACTGCTGGTGGCCTGCCTCCTCGAGGACTGTTAGGAGATGCTCCAAATGACCCACGTGGAGGGACTTTGCTTTCAGTCACTGGAGAAGTAGAGCCCAGAGGTTATCTTGGCCCACCCCATCAGGGTCCTCCCATGCACCATGCTTCTGGTCATGACAGCCGAGGCCCTTCATCTCATGAGATGAGGGGAGGGCCATTGGCAGATCCCAGAATGCTAATTGGAGAGCCCAGAGGACCCATGATAGATCAAAGAGGTCTACCTATGGATGGTAGAGGTAATAGAGATTCTCGAGGGATGGAGACTCGAGCCATGGAAACTGAGGTCTTAGAAGCACGAGTAATGGAGAGAAGAGGAATGGAGACCTGTGCGATGGAAACCAGAGCGATGGAAGCAAGAGGCATGGATGCAAGAGGACTGGAGATGAGGGGCCCTGGCCCCAGTTCGAGAGGCCCTATGACTGGTGGAATCCAGGGTCCTGGTCCCATTAATATAGGGGCAGGTGGTCCTCAGGGACCCAGAcaggtcccaagcatttcagggGTGGGGAATCCTGGAGCTGGCATGCAGGGGGCAGGCATACAAGGAGGAGGAATGCAGGGGGCAGGCATACAAGGAGGAGGAATGCAGGGGGCAGGCATACAAGGAGGAGGAATGCAAGGGGCAGGCatacaaggaggaggaggaatgcaGGGGGCAGGCATACAAGGAGTGGGCATGCAGGGGGCAAGCAAGCAAGGCGGAGGCCAGCCTAGCAGTTTTAGTCCTGGACAGAGCCAGGTAACTCCACAGGATCAAGAAAAGGCAGCTTTGATCATGCAAGTTCTTCAGCTGACTGCAGATCAGATTGCCATGCTGCCTCCTGAGCAAAGGCAGagtatcctcattttaaaggaaCAAATCCAGAAATCCACTGGAGCTTCTTGA